The following are encoded in a window of Variovorax paradoxus genomic DNA:
- a CDS encoding LysR family transcriptional regulator, with protein MDRFKAMQTFVQIADQGSLTRAAEALGSSLPAVVRALAALEAHLGVRLFHRTTRRLSLTEEGRHYLPSAREVLLAADAADQALKAEAREPAGQLVITAPVLFGHMYVAPAIVRFMQRHEKVRCSVRLHDRTVNLLEEGIDVGIRISPLEDSSLVAQTLGTIRRVVAASPAFLAQHGVPRHPRDLAGAPSVRGRIDAPPQWAFRDGGKTVHVTPDNRLEFNHLAPALEACAAGMGFGTFFSYQVLPYVAQGQLQLVLEDYEPAPRPVSVIYPNARLLPARTRAFIDWMKTEFSGLRM; from the coding sequence ATGGACCGCTTCAAAGCCATGCAGACCTTCGTGCAGATTGCCGACCAGGGCAGCCTGACCCGCGCCGCCGAGGCGCTCGGCAGTTCGCTGCCCGCCGTGGTGCGCGCGCTCGCCGCGCTCGAGGCGCACCTGGGCGTGCGCCTGTTCCACCGCACCACGCGGCGCCTGTCCCTCACCGAGGAGGGCCGCCACTATCTGCCGAGCGCGCGCGAGGTGCTGCTCGCGGCCGACGCCGCCGATCAGGCGCTGAAGGCCGAGGCGCGCGAACCCGCGGGGCAACTCGTCATCACCGCGCCGGTGCTGTTCGGCCACATGTACGTGGCGCCGGCCATCGTGCGTTTCATGCAGCGCCACGAGAAGGTGCGCTGCAGCGTGCGGCTGCACGACCGCACGGTGAACCTGCTCGAAGAGGGCATCGACGTCGGCATCCGCATCAGCCCGCTCGAAGACTCGTCGCTGGTGGCGCAGACGCTGGGCACCATCCGCCGCGTGGTGGCGGCCAGCCCTGCCTTCTTGGCGCAGCACGGCGTGCCGCGCCATCCGCGCGACCTGGCCGGTGCGCCCAGCGTGCGCGGGCGCATTGATGCACCGCCGCAATGGGCGTTCCGCGACGGTGGCAAGACCGTGCATGTCACGCCCGACAACCGCCTCGAGTTCAACCACCTCGCGCCCGCCCTCGAAGCCTGCGCCGCGGGCATGGGCTTCGGTACCTTCTTCTCGTACCAGGTGCTCCCCTACGTGGCGCAGGGCCAGCTGCAGCTGGTGCTCGAAGACTACGAGCCCGCGCCCCGGCCCGTGAGCGTGATCTACCCCAACGCGCGGCTGC
- a CDS encoding ArsR/SmtB family transcription factor produces the protein MDDTTASDFQLARLAGAIAEPARARMLNCLMDGHARTATELATVAEVAPSTASAHLARLKEERLVEVLVQGKHRYFRLASDDVAAALESLMVVAGAPRPTAAAFQPNTPSRLRSARTCYDHMAGTAGVALHDRLHAQGWLSGLESGSYELTPDGAIALESLGVEVDAVRRSRRRFACACLDWSERRPHLGGALGAAWLQLSLRRGWVRQALDGRALTLTAKALREMPELFA, from the coding sequence ATGGACGACACCACCGCTTCCGACTTCCAGCTCGCCCGTCTTGCCGGCGCCATCGCCGAACCGGCGCGCGCCCGCATGCTGAACTGCCTGATGGACGGTCACGCCCGTACCGCGACCGAGCTCGCCACCGTGGCCGAGGTGGCGCCCTCGACCGCGAGCGCGCACCTCGCGCGCCTGAAAGAAGAACGGCTGGTCGAGGTGCTTGTGCAAGGCAAGCACCGCTACTTCCGCCTGGCCAGCGACGACGTGGCTGCCGCGCTCGAAAGCCTCATGGTCGTGGCCGGCGCGCCGCGCCCCACGGCGGCCGCCTTTCAGCCCAACACGCCGAGCCGCCTGCGCAGCGCCCGCACCTGCTACGACCACATGGCCGGCACCGCGGGCGTCGCGCTGCACGACCGGCTGCATGCGCAGGGCTGGCTCAGCGGGCTGGAGAGCGGCTCGTACGAGCTCACGCCCGACGGCGCGATCGCGCTGGAAAGCCTGGGCGTCGAGGTCGATGCCGTGCGCCGTTCACGCCGCCGCTTCGCCTGTGCCTGCCTCGACTGGAGCGAACGCCGCCCGCACCTGGGTGGCGCGCTCGGCGCCGCGTGGCTGCAGCTGTCGCTGCGGCGCGGCTGGGTGCGGCAAGCGCTCGACGGGCGCGCGCT
- a CDS encoding pyridoxamine 5'-phosphate oxidase family protein, translated as MIAAPFHAGERALQALVGSREQMEAMGPRVIRDYMPDQHREFFAQLPFLVVGSLDADLQPWASMLAAPAGFAHSPDATHLRVDALPGAGDPLAAQLAPGATLGLLGIQPHTRRRNRMNGTVEALDAAGFMVEVQQSFGNCPRYIQAREPVFAAPPANEPAVQWLDTLDLAAERLIGAADTLFIATAYPDAAAVGDEADARSHGVDVSHRGGRPGFVRVDAGGVLTVPDFNGNRFFNTLGNLQAHPRAGLLFVDFDTGELLHLSATAEIVTDGPEVAAFEGAERLMRFHVTRALRRPAALPLRWGEAALSPHLAGTGRWAGH; from the coding sequence ATGATCGCCGCGCCATTCCACGCGGGCGAGCGTGCGCTGCAGGCGCTCGTGGGTTCGCGCGAGCAGATGGAGGCGATGGGGCCGCGCGTGATTCGCGACTACATGCCCGACCAGCACCGCGAGTTCTTCGCGCAGCTGCCGTTCCTTGTGGTCGGCAGCCTCGACGCCGACCTGCAGCCGTGGGCCAGCATGCTCGCGGCACCCGCCGGCTTTGCGCACTCGCCCGACGCGACGCACCTGCGCGTCGATGCGCTGCCGGGCGCCGGTGATCCGCTCGCGGCCCAGCTCGCGCCCGGTGCCACGCTCGGGCTGCTGGGCATCCAGCCGCACACGCGGCGGCGCAACCGCATGAACGGCACGGTCGAGGCGCTCGACGCGGCGGGCTTCATGGTCGAGGTGCAGCAGAGCTTCGGCAATTGCCCGCGCTACATCCAGGCGCGCGAGCCGGTGTTTGCCGCACCGCCTGCCAATGAGCCGGCCGTGCAGTGGCTCGACACGCTCGACCTCGCCGCCGAGCGGCTCATCGGTGCCGCCGACACGCTGTTCATCGCCACGGCGTATCCCGACGCGGCGGCGGTCGGCGACGAAGCCGATGCGCGCTCGCACGGCGTCGACGTGTCGCACCGCGGCGGTCGACCGGGCTTCGTGCGTGTCGATGCGGGCGGCGTGCTCACGGTGCCCGACTTCAACGGCAACCGCTTCTTCAACACGCTCGGCAACTTGCAGGCGCACCCGCGCGCGGGTCTGCTGTTCGTCGATTTCGACACCGGCGAACTGCTGCACCTGAGCGCCACGGCGGAGATCGTCACGGACGGGCCCGAGGTCGCGGCGTTCGAGGGCGCGGAGCGGCTGATGCGCTTTCATGTCACGCGTGCGTTGCGTCGTCCGGCCGCATTGCCGCTGCGTTGGGGCGAGGCCGCGTTGTCGCCGCACCTGGCGGGCACCGGCCGTTGGGCCGGGCACTGA
- a CDS encoding cytochrome P450 translates to MTTAVLPYHPADPVAAATHADPYPYYATLRDGPPLAWHEGLRAWVASRADVVMQVLQAHAPLRVRPAAEPVPRAIVGSPAGEVFGHLVRMNDGPAHQAHRPALQRALAGLDLHAAHAAALDVARQVPAHAPLSDSLFSLPVRAMAHLLGFDDATLPQVDRWMRDFVACLSPLSNADQLQAASAAAGELMNRFEALSANASPRDGTLLAAVLAESAASAPLSRALLANLVGLLSQTCDATAGLLGNSLIALVREPALRPLTRTRDGLLAIVEETARHDPSVQNTRRFAIEPVEIAGTSLAAGDAVLVLLASAHRDPAFNPEPDRFMPVRAQRRVLGFGHGMHACPGQALACTLAAAGLEALLRPQRASDLDALRWRYRPSVNGRIPVFE, encoded by the coding sequence ATGACCACCGCTGTGCTCCCTTATCACCCCGCCGACCCGGTCGCCGCCGCCACGCACGCCGACCCGTACCCGTACTACGCCACGCTGCGTGATGGCCCGCCGCTCGCGTGGCACGAGGGCTTGCGCGCGTGGGTGGCGAGCCGCGCCGATGTGGTCATGCAGGTGTTGCAGGCCCACGCCCCGCTGCGCGTGCGCCCCGCCGCCGAGCCCGTGCCGCGCGCGATCGTGGGCAGCCCGGCCGGCGAGGTGTTCGGCCACCTCGTACGCATGAACGACGGCCCCGCGCACCAGGCACACCGGCCGGCATTGCAGCGCGCGCTGGCGGGGCTCGACCTCCATGCGGCACACGCCGCCGCGCTCGACGTGGCACGGCAGGTGCCCGCGCACGCACCACTGTCCGATTCGCTGTTCTCGCTGCCCGTGCGCGCGATGGCGCACCTGCTCGGCTTCGACGACGCGACGCTGCCGCAGGTGGACCGCTGGATGCGTGACTTCGTCGCCTGCCTCTCACCGCTGTCGAACGCCGACCAGTTGCAGGCGGCAAGCGCGGCGGCCGGCGAACTAATGAACCGCTTCGAAGCCCTGAGCGCGAACGCCTCGCCGCGCGACGGTACGCTGCTGGCGGCGGTGCTGGCCGAAAGCGCGGCGAGCGCGCCGCTCTCCCGCGCGCTGCTGGCGAACCTCGTGGGCCTGCTCTCGCAGACCTGCGACGCCACGGCGGGCCTGCTGGGCAACAGCCTGATCGCACTGGTGCGCGAGCCCGCGCTGCGCCCGTTGACTCGCACGCGCGACGGGCTGCTCGCGATCGTTGAAGAGACAGCGCGCCACGATCCGTCGGTGCAGAACACGCGCCGCTTCGCGATCGAACCCGTCGAGATCGCCGGCACCTCGCTGGCGGCGGGTGATGCGGTGCTGGTGCTGCTGGCCTCGGCGCACCGCGACCCGGCGTTCAACCCCGAGCCCGACCGCTTCATGCCCGTGCGCGCCCAACGCCGCGTGCTTGGCTTCGGCCATGGCATGCATGCGTGCCCCGGACAGGCACTGGCCTGCACGCTGGCCGCTGCGGGCCTCGAAGCGCTATTGCGCCCACAACGCGCATCCGATCTCGACGCGCTTCGCTGGCGCTACCGGCCATCGGTCAACGGGCGCATTCCCGTCTTTGAATAG
- a CDS encoding glutathione S-transferase family protein, which produces MAATRQPAQPIQLYGNAISGHVHRVRFFLTVLGLPFEIVELNLRQREHRTPEFLARNPFGQVPVIEDGDVTLADSNAILVYLNERYAADPARWMPRDPVGAARVQRWFSVAAGPLAFGPAAARVMVLFGLDTDPTETVKRSHALLAVMETCLTGQAFLAGPSATLADIANYAYVAHAPEGSVSLDAYPQLRAWLARVEALPGFVPMVRTPVGLAAVA; this is translated from the coding sequence ATCGCAGCCACCCGCCAGCCAGCCCAGCCCATCCAGCTCTACGGCAACGCCATCTCGGGCCATGTGCACCGCGTGCGCTTCTTCCTCACGGTGCTCGGCCTGCCCTTCGAGATCGTCGAACTCAACCTGCGCCAGCGCGAGCACCGCACGCCGGAGTTCCTGGCGCGCAACCCCTTCGGACAGGTGCCGGTGATCGAGGACGGCGACGTCACGCTGGCCGACTCCAACGCCATCCTCGTGTACCTCAACGAACGCTATGCCGCCGATCCGGCGCGTTGGATGCCGCGCGACCCGGTGGGCGCGGCGCGCGTGCAGCGCTGGTTCTCGGTGGCGGCCGGCCCGCTCGCGTTCGGGCCTGCGGCGGCGCGCGTGATGGTGCTGTTCGGCCTGGACACCGACCCGACCGAAACGGTCAAGCGCTCGCACGCCCTACTCGCCGTGATGGAGACCTGCCTGACCGGCCAGGCCTTTCTCGCGGGCCCGTCGGCCACGCTGGCCGACATCGCGAACTACGCCTACGTGGCGCATGCGCCCGAGGGCAGCGTGTCGCTCGACGCGTATCCGCAACTGCGCGCCTGGCTGGCGCGCGTGGAAGCCTTGCCGGGGTTCGTGCCGATGGTGCGCACGCCGGTCGGCCTGGCGGCGGTCGCATGA